From one Rhizobium sp. CIAT894 genomic stretch:
- a CDS encoding glucan ABC transporter ATP-binding protein/ permease: MTLFKVYARALRYLGAYKLRVSLVVVANIVLATITIAEPILFGRIIDAISGKGEVKPILFMWAAFAVFNTIAFVLVAREADRLAHGRRATLLTEAFGRIISMPLGWHHQRGTSNALHTLLRACETLFGLWLEFMRNHLSTVIALALLIPTAMSMDLRLSAVLMVLAIAYWLIGRVVMSRTKDGQASVENHYHTVFSHVSDSISNVSVLHSYNRIEAETKALKSFADRLLEAQYPVLDWWAIASALNRMASTIAMMVVLIIGTMLVQAGQLRVGDVIAFIGFANLLIGRLDLMRQFATQIFEARSKLEEFYALEDSVRDREEPAGNGEIKDVKGAIEFRDVSFGFGNSSQGLHNVSFSVKAGQTVAIVGPTGAGKTTLVNLLQRVYDPQDGKILVDGTDITKVTRKSLRRHIATVFQDAGLLNRSISDNIRLGREGASEEEMRRAAEAAAAADFIETREDRYDTHVGERGNKLSGGERQRIAIARAILKDAPILVLDEATSALDVETENRVKVAIDNLRENRTTFIIAHRLSTVREADMVLFLDDGRVVEQGSFDELSHSNGRFAALLRASGILTDEEVRKAHATEAA, translated from the coding sequence GTGACGCTATTCAAGGTCTATGCAAGAGCTCTGCGCTATCTTGGCGCCTACAAGCTGCGCGTATCCCTGGTCGTGGTCGCAAACATCGTTCTGGCGACGATTACCATCGCGGAGCCGATCCTGTTCGGTCGCATTATCGATGCGATTTCCGGCAAGGGCGAGGTCAAGCCGATCCTGTTCATGTGGGCGGCTTTCGCCGTTTTCAACACCATTGCCTTCGTCCTGGTCGCCCGCGAGGCCGACCGGCTGGCCCATGGCCGGCGGGCAACGCTGCTGACGGAAGCCTTTGGCCGCATCATTTCCATGCCGCTCGGCTGGCACCATCAGCGCGGCACGTCCAACGCGCTGCATACATTGCTGCGCGCCTGCGAAACGCTGTTCGGCCTCTGGCTGGAATTCATGCGCAACCACCTGTCGACGGTCATTGCGCTCGCCCTTCTGATCCCGACCGCGATGTCGATGGATCTGCGCCTTTCCGCCGTGCTGATGGTGCTCGCCATCGCCTACTGGCTGATCGGCCGCGTCGTCATGAGCCGCACCAAAGACGGCCAGGCTTCGGTCGAGAACCACTACCATACCGTCTTTTCGCATGTCAGCGACTCGATCAGCAACGTTTCGGTGCTGCACAGCTACAACCGCATCGAAGCTGAAACCAAGGCTCTGAAATCCTTCGCCGACCGTCTGCTCGAAGCCCAGTATCCGGTGCTCGACTGGTGGGCGATTGCCAGTGCGCTGAACCGCATGGCGTCGACCATTGCGATGATGGTGGTTCTGATCATCGGCACCATGCTCGTCCAGGCCGGCCAGCTGCGCGTCGGCGACGTCATCGCCTTCATCGGCTTCGCCAACCTGCTGATCGGCCGCCTCGACCTGATGCGCCAGTTCGCCACCCAGATTTTCGAGGCCCGCTCCAAGCTGGAGGAATTCTACGCACTCGAAGACTCGGTGCGTGACCGTGAAGAGCCGGCCGGCAACGGCGAGATCAAGGACGTCAAGGGTGCGATCGAGTTCCGCGACGTCTCCTTCGGCTTCGGCAACTCCTCGCAGGGCCTGCACAATGTCTCCTTCTCGGTGAAGGCAGGCCAGACGGTCGCGATCGTCGGCCCGACCGGTGCCGGCAAGACCACGCTCGTCAACCTGCTGCAGCGCGTCTACGATCCGCAGGACGGCAAGATCCTCGTCGACGGCACCGATATCACCAAGGTGACCCGCAAGTCGCTGCGTCGCCACATCGCCACCGTCTTCCAGGATGCGGGCCTGCTGAACCGCTCGATCAGCGACAACATCCGTCTCGGCCGCGAAGGGGCCAGCGAAGAGGAAATGCGCCGTGCGGCCGAAGCCGCCGCCGCCGCCGACTTCATCGAGACCCGTGAGGATCGCTACGATACCCATGTCGGCGAACGCGGCAACAAGCTCTCCGGCGGCGAGCGCCAGCGCATCGCCATCGCCCGCGCCATCCTCAAGGATGCGCCGATCCTGGTGCTCGACGAGGCAACCTCGGCGCTCGACGTCGAGACCGAGAACCGCGTCAAGGTCGCGATCGACAATCTGCGTGAGAATCGCACCACCTTCATCATCGCCCACCGCCTGTCGACGGTCCGCGAAGCCGATATGGTGCTCTTCCTGGATGACGGCCGCGTGGTCGAACAGGGCAGCTTCGATGAACTCAGCCACAGCAACGGCCGCTTCGCCGCCCTGCTGCGCGCCAGCGGCATCCTGACCGATGAAGAGGTCCGCAAGGCCCACGCCACCGAAGCCGCCTGA
- a CDS encoding VOC family protein, translating into MTVLRIVANIQAPDITPAKRFYQDIRGLDLIMDHGWITTFGTERPMNVQLSIATEGGSGTPVPDLSIEVDDLDMTFEAMSAAGFPIEYGPADEPWGVRRFYVRDPLGKLVNILVHKN; encoded by the coding sequence GTGACGGTCCTGCGCATCGTTGCCAATATCCAGGCGCCCGACATCACGCCGGCCAAGCGCTTCTACCAGGATATCCGCGGTCTCGACCTCATCATGGATCACGGCTGGATCACGACCTTCGGCACCGAGAGGCCGATGAACGTTCAGCTGAGCATCGCCACGGAAGGCGGTTCCGGAACGCCGGTGCCCGATCTATCGATCGAGGTTGATGATCTCGATATGACTTTCGAGGCGATGTCGGCAGCCGGTTTTCCGATCGAGTACGGGCCGGCCGACGAGCCCTGGGGTGTCAGGCGATTTTATGTGCGCGATCCCCTCGGCAAGCTGGTGAACATTCTCGTCCATAAAAATTGA
- a CDS encoding LuxR family transcriptional regulator, which yields MNINSLIQLLIILGESSNPQAVVTELEHVIHDSGFEYYGLLRHLPQNPAQKNPEPWAAALAGRWPEQWPQIYAAKKYVLIDPMVRYLAHAQRPFGWRESLAAFRKDGQQRRMEQMMVDAFGHGLEDGYIFPIHGRNGILGSLSLAGKPVELSPMEIALFEAVARKSFWRLLELKGEAQALETVLPAETPLTRREMEILHYLAEGMTSIEISKMLKISNHTVDWYMNGLQNKLKAKNRQQAVALAFRHGLIR from the coding sequence GTGAATATTAATTCGTTAATTCAATTGCTTATAATTCTGGGAGAATCGTCAAATCCTCAGGCTGTCGTGACTGAACTGGAGCATGTCATTCACGATTCCGGCTTCGAATATTACGGTTTGCTGCGCCATTTGCCGCAGAATCCGGCTCAGAAGAATCCGGAACCCTGGGCTGCGGCGCTTGCCGGCCGCTGGCCGGAACAATGGCCGCAAATCTATGCCGCAAAAAAATATGTCCTGATCGATCCGATGGTGCGCTATCTCGCCCATGCCCAGCGGCCTTTCGGCTGGCGGGAAAGCCTGGCCGCCTTCCGCAAGGATGGCCAGCAGCGCCGTATGGAGCAGATGATGGTCGATGCTTTCGGTCACGGGCTGGAAGACGGTTATATCTTTCCGATCCACGGGCGGAATGGCATTCTCGGCAGCCTCAGTCTCGCCGGCAAGCCCGTCGAGCTGTCGCCGATGGAGATCGCCCTCTTCGAGGCGGTGGCACGCAAGTCCTTCTGGCGATTGCTTGAATTGAAAGGCGAGGCGCAGGCGCTGGAAACCGTGCTGCCGGCCGAAACGCCGCTGACGCGACGTGAAATGGAAATCCTGCATTACCTCGCCGAAGGCATGACCTCGATAGAAATCAGCAAGATGCTGAAGATCTCAAACCATACCGTCGACTGGTATATGAACGGCTTGCAGAACAAGCTGAAGGCGAAAAACCGGCAGCAGGCGGTGGCGCTTGCCTTCCGTCACGGCCTGATACGCTAG
- the opgC gene encoding OpgC domain-containing protein, whose amino-acid sequence MASTPTEAIVAGRSSLSAAAPMRDTRLDVLRGVALIMIFINHVPGQIFEYVTTKNFGFSDAAEAFVLISGIAVGLAYGSGFRPGNRLKMAIKAVKRAFTLYLAHMITTFMTLALFISGAWLFHRPGLLVEINILAVLMNLKEGIPALLLLGHQIGYNNILPMYGALMLMVPIILLLNARSPLLALGVSGTVWLLAGIYQVAPHNMLIESYWFLNPLSWQFLFSIGIVSMLHIKRGGTIPRHPLLLAVATAYVALSFVWVTGNLWAFGNSLAALGLPPVITGFDKTFLSLPRLLHVLALTYLVISIPVFSRILRRPADHPLTILGRHSLNIFVAGTILAMIGQVVLFVTNKDPLVGPLFVISGVAIQFAYAYYLERKRHQGKVKAKPVTEPAAIAVPIRIGGSTNAYRRSDRK is encoded by the coding sequence ATGGCAAGCACGCCGACCGAAGCCATCGTCGCTGGGCGCAGTTCCCTATCCGCAGCTGCGCCAATGCGTGATACGAGGCTCGACGTCTTGCGCGGCGTGGCGCTGATCATGATTTTCATCAATCATGTTCCCGGACAGATTTTCGAATATGTGACGACGAAGAATTTCGGTTTCTCGGATGCCGCCGAGGCCTTCGTGCTGATCTCGGGCATTGCGGTCGGCCTTGCCTATGGCTCCGGGTTCCGGCCGGGCAACCGGCTCAAGATGGCGATCAAGGCGGTCAAGCGCGCCTTCACGCTCTACCTCGCCCATATGATCACCACCTTCATGACGCTGGCACTGTTCATCTCAGGCGCCTGGCTGTTTCACCGGCCGGGTTTGCTGGTCGAGATCAATATCCTGGCAGTGCTGATGAACCTGAAGGAAGGCATTCCGGCGCTGCTGCTGCTCGGCCACCAGATCGGCTACAACAATATCCTGCCGATGTATGGCGCGCTGATGCTGATGGTGCCGATCATCCTGCTCTTGAATGCGCGCAGCCCGCTGCTGGCGCTCGGCGTCTCCGGCACGGTCTGGCTGCTTGCCGGCATCTACCAGGTGGCGCCGCACAACATGCTGATCGAGAGCTACTGGTTCCTCAATCCGCTTTCCTGGCAGTTCCTGTTTTCGATCGGCATCGTTTCGATGCTGCATATCAAGCGCGGCGGCACGATCCCGCGGCATCCGCTGCTGCTGGCGGTCGCGACCGCTTATGTCGCGCTGTCTTTCGTCTGGGTGACCGGTAATCTCTGGGCGTTCGGCAATTCGCTGGCCGCACTCGGCCTGCCGCCTGTCATCACCGGTTTCGACAAGACCTTCCTGTCGCTGCCGCGGCTGCTGCATGTGCTGGCGCTGACCTATCTGGTCATCAGCATTCCGGTATTCTCGCGCATTCTGCGCCGTCCTGCAGATCATCCGCTGACCATTCTCGGCCGCCATTCGCTGAACATCTTCGTCGCCGGCACGATCCTCGCCATGATCGGCCAGGTGGTGCTCTTTGTCACCAACAAGGACCCGCTGGTCGGCCCGCTCTTCGTGATATCAGGCGTCGCAATACAATTCGCCTATGCCTATTATCTCGAGCGCAAGCGCCACCAGGGCAAGGTCAAGGCGAAACCGGTCACGGAGCCCGCCGCGATAGCGGTTCCCATCCGCATCGGCGGGTCGACAAATGCTTATCGCCGAAGCGATCGGAAATAA